A genomic region of Pseudomonas sp. MPC6 contains the following coding sequences:
- a CDS encoding ATP-binding protein yields MREIQHPPHAASLMESMRSIGYTLESALADLIDNSISASAKKIRIEFRPYDEPYVALIDDGFGMSPELLINAMRHGSTNPLIERAVDDMGRYGLGLKTSSLSQCRRMTVLSKKNNHISAYCWDLDIVVERGAWVMLELNACDYEEIPHFRDLDAQTSGTIVLWQKLDKLIAGEGAAEVAIGRQMSYAREHLALVFHRFLTKEGNKPKIGIYINGAPLPISDPFLSDHKSTQPLDEESFTVEGRKVVVKPFILPHSSKLSMTELQQTGGSEGFRNSQGFYIYRNRRLIIWGTWFRLARKDELSKLARVRVDIPNSLDHLWTLDIKKSAAHPPEAVRLNLKRTIERIRSVSGRTITFRGKKVDNSELTPGWHEVIDRGGVRFEINREHSLIKEYMSNIPSSVLAEFNLVLSVIESTFPAEALYSRMASDVKPDFNSDVVAEKLRLLANSLFSNMPEVSVARKSLLKTLHLLEPFNLHPVITKKIVEEFSI; encoded by the coding sequence ATGAGAGAGATTCAGCATCCCCCACATGCCGCCTCGCTTATGGAGTCGATGCGTTCAATCGGATACACGCTAGAATCTGCGCTAGCTGATTTGATTGATAACAGCATCTCGGCCTCAGCCAAAAAAATTAGAATCGAGTTCAGACCGTATGATGAACCGTACGTCGCATTAATAGATGATGGTTTCGGAATGTCTCCAGAACTTCTGATAAATGCTATGCGGCACGGTAGTACAAACCCGCTTATTGAACGCGCGGTTGACGACATGGGACGTTATGGGCTTGGGTTGAAAACATCCTCGCTCTCACAATGTCGACGTATGACCGTATTGTCAAAAAAAAATAACCATATTAGCGCCTATTGTTGGGATTTGGATATAGTTGTAGAGCGCGGAGCGTGGGTAATGCTCGAGTTGAATGCTTGCGACTATGAAGAGATACCTCACTTTCGTGATTTAGACGCACAGACTTCTGGTACGATTGTTCTTTGGCAGAAACTGGATAAACTCATCGCCGGAGAGGGTGCAGCAGAGGTGGCAATTGGTCGCCAAATGTCGTATGCGCGTGAACATTTAGCTCTAGTGTTTCACCGGTTTTTAACCAAGGAGGGAAATAAACCCAAGATAGGTATTTATATCAATGGAGCTCCTCTTCCAATCTCCGACCCTTTTTTAAGTGATCATAAGTCCACGCAACCTTTGGATGAAGAAAGCTTCACTGTCGAAGGGCGTAAAGTTGTAGTAAAGCCTTTTATACTTCCGCATTCTAGCAAATTATCTATGACAGAGCTGCAGCAGACCGGCGGTAGCGAAGGTTTTAGAAACTCTCAAGGCTTTTATATTTATAGGAACCGAAGATTAATAATTTGGGGTACGTGGTTTAGGTTGGCTAGGAAAGATGAGTTGAGTAAGTTGGCTAGGGTTAGGGTAGATATACCTAATTCCTTAGATCACCTTTGGACTCTAGATATAAAGAAGTCAGCTGCCCACCCTCCTGAAGCCGTAAGATTGAATTTAAAACGCACCATTGAACGGATTCGCTCTGTCAGTGGGCGTACTATTACTTTCCGTGGAAAGAAGGTTGATAACTCCGAATTGACCCCTGGATGGCACGAGGTGATCGATCGAGGCGGAGTTAGGTTTGAAATAAATCGCGAGCACTCTCTGATTAAAGAATATATGAGCAATATACCCTCAAGTGTATTGGCGGAGTTTAATCTTGTTTTGAGCGTGATAGAAAGCACATTTCCAGCGGAAGCGCTGTACTCAAGAATGGCATCCGATGTTAAACCTGATTTTAATAGTGATGTTGTGGCTGAAAAATTAAGGCTGTTAGCGAATTCATTGTTTTCGAATATGCCAGAGGTATCGGTCGCACGGAAAAGTCTATTAAAAACACTTCATCTTCTTGAGCCATTTAACCTTCATCCAGTTATTACAAAAAAGATAGTTGAGGAGTTTTCCATTTGA
- a CDS encoding DNA cytosine methyltransferase: MNFDQPLQVVDLFAGPGGLGEGFSSLNEGKSFEVLVSAEMDPFARSTLRLRAFYRALKKNNPAALDDYYRFCETAGAQHPWTSRSFKEWEIADKEARQIKLGSPEGNAELDRILEDRLDTRKPWVLIGGPPCQAYSIVGRARNKGNLEYKAEDDHRHFLYREYLRIIQRKKPAVFVMENVKGILSSKVGGEQIFPQILKDLADPDLALGGTAESENRYRICSLVTDDVYESGDDPLKLDLNNFVIRAENYGVPQSRHRVILVGVSERYLKGIHEHKLKPSKGPTVEQMIGKLPPLRSTLSRGRDSADAWCGQVVEHLDELRSDLVASGKKDPKLEMKLKIFRDSFSGGRLNNGGLRVRKNNTWSGTIDVPDLDNWLTDDRLGVWLNHEARGHMTSDLRRYVYAAVFGDAHLTSPKGHQEFNLAGLAPDHKNWETGKFSDRFRVQLKGQVASTITSHISKDGHYFIHYDPNQCRSLTVREAARIQTFPDNYFFLGNRTQQYHQVGNAVPPLLAGKIAKIVESIIKSA, translated from the coding sequence AAATGGATCCGTTCGCTCGCTCTACGTTACGACTTCGCGCTTTCTACCGCGCTCTGAAAAAAAACAATCCCGCTGCATTGGACGATTATTACCGTTTTTGCGAAACCGCAGGAGCCCAGCATCCATGGACATCACGCAGCTTCAAGGAGTGGGAAATTGCTGATAAAGAGGCGAGGCAGATCAAGCTAGGGAGTCCCGAGGGAAACGCTGAGCTAGATCGGATACTTGAAGATCGATTGGATACACGTAAACCTTGGGTTCTAATAGGCGGACCTCCTTGCCAAGCTTATTCAATTGTAGGAAGGGCAAGAAACAAAGGGAATCTTGAATACAAAGCCGAAGATGATCATCGGCATTTTTTATACAGAGAGTACCTAAGGATAATTCAAAGAAAGAAGCCAGCTGTTTTCGTAATGGAAAATGTTAAAGGGATCTTGTCTTCAAAAGTTGGGGGCGAACAAATATTTCCGCAGATTCTTAAGGATCTCGCTGATCCCGACCTCGCGTTAGGAGGAACAGCCGAGTCTGAAAATAGATATAGAATATGTTCGTTGGTGACAGATGATGTTTATGAAAGTGGTGATGATCCACTTAAGTTGGATCTCAACAATTTTGTAATACGCGCTGAAAATTATGGTGTGCCGCAAAGTAGGCATCGAGTGATTTTAGTCGGAGTATCTGAGCGTTATCTCAAAGGCATACATGAGCATAAGTTGAAACCGTCCAAAGGCCCTACCGTAGAGCAAATGATTGGTAAGCTACCGCCGCTTCGGAGCACATTGTCGAGAGGACGGGACAGCGCTGATGCATGGTGTGGCCAAGTTGTTGAACATCTTGATGAGCTTCGATCTGATTTGGTCGCTTCAGGAAAGAAGGATCCTAAGCTCGAAATGAAATTGAAAATTTTTCGAGATTCATTTTCCGGCGGCAGATTAAACAATGGCGGACTACGAGTAAGAAAAAACAATACTTGGTCGGGCACCATCGATGTCCCGGATCTTGATAATTGGTTAACAGATGACCGGCTCGGCGTCTGGCTAAATCACGAGGCTCGCGGCCATATGACTTCCGATCTTCGACGGTATGTTTACGCGGCCGTATTTGGTGATGCTCATTTAACCTCGCCAAAGGGACATCAAGAATTTAATTTGGCCGGCTTGGCACCCGATCACAAGAATTGGGAAACGGGCAAGTTTAGCGATAGATTTAGAGTTCAATTAAAAGGTCAAGTTGCTTCTACCATAACTAGCCATATATCCAAGGATGGTCATTATTTTATCCACTATGATCCAAATCAATGCAGAAGCTTGACTGTACGTGAAGCTGCTCGTATCCAAACATTTCCGGATAATTACTTTTTTCTAGGTAACCGAACTCAACAATATCATCAAGTCGGTAATGCTGTACCGCCGTTACTTGCCGGAAAAATCGCAAAAATTGTTGAATCGATCATAAAAAGTGCATAG